One region of Deinococcus koreensis genomic DNA includes:
- a CDS encoding TolC family protein — MNTLPVILLPLTLLMLAAPALAQTQTTTLEAALARAAGLPSVQLAVQEQRDARTDLARVLADPLSTRLDRLQAQQRADLADARAARAPKTARAQIASAYASTLSGEGNVPLATQAQALAERALRVAQLRLNNGGGNAQSVRDAEDALEDARKNLTVARAGLLLTRGALADLVGPLGQLQAPTSLPPAPSAEVVAQVLRESPNLLQARQSVVLSEFRLGLTDPSYTARRDIEVARSAVETARKTQIQVQIGERQGAQGLFDALTRASREQAQLRQAATTASAKVQSDRRRLAGGLISPLDLQQSELGAGRATAAAERARNDYLSNYYGLLAGGGAATIPSTAQTGGGS; from the coding sequence GTGAACACACTGCCCGTGATCCTGCTGCCCCTGACCCTGCTGATGCTGGCCGCCCCCGCGCTGGCCCAGACCCAGACCACCACCCTGGAGGCCGCCCTGGCCCGGGCCGCGGGCCTGCCCAGCGTCCAGCTCGCCGTGCAGGAGCAGCGCGACGCCCGCACGGATCTGGCGCGCGTGCTGGCCGATCCACTCTCGACTCGGCTCGACCGGCTGCAGGCCCAGCAGCGCGCCGACCTCGCCGACGCCCGCGCCGCCCGCGCCCCCAAGACGGCCCGCGCGCAGATCGCCTCGGCCTACGCCAGCACCCTCAGCGGTGAGGGCAACGTGCCGCTGGCGACGCAGGCGCAGGCGCTGGCCGAGCGCGCCCTGCGGGTGGCGCAGCTGCGGCTGAACAATGGTGGCGGCAACGCCCAGTCGGTGCGCGACGCCGAGGACGCCCTGGAAGATGCCCGCAAGAACCTGACGGTGGCGCGCGCCGGCCTGCTGCTGACGCGGGGCGCCCTGGCCGATCTGGTCGGGCCGCTGGGCCAGCTGCAGGCGCCAACAAGCCTGCCGCCCGCCCCGAGCGCGGAGGTGGTCGCGCAGGTGCTGCGCGAGAGCCCGAACCTGCTGCAGGCGCGGCAGAGCGTGGTGCTCAGCGAGTTCCGACTGGGCCTGACCGATCCCAGCTACACCGCGCGGCGCGACATCGAGGTGGCCCGCAGCGCCGTGGAGACCGCGCGCAAGACCCAGATCCAGGTACAGATCGGCGAGCGGCAGGGCGCGCAGGGGCTGTTCGACGCCCTGACCCGCGCGTCCCGCGAGCAGGCCCAGCTGCGCCAGGCAGCGACCACCGCCAGTGCCAAGGTGCAGAGCGACCGCCGGCGCCTCGCGGGCGGCCTGATCAGCCCCCTCGACCTGCAGCAGAGCGAACTGGGCGCGGGGCGCGCCACCGCCGCCGCCGAGCGGGCGCGCAACGACTACCTGAGCAACTACTACGGCCTGCTGGCCGGGGGCGGGGCGGCCACTATTCCAAGTACAGCCCAAACGGGCGGCGGGTCGTGA
- a CDS encoding sensor histidine kinase → MTSHRWFPAQPLFVHNQRAWVTAWACALGVGVLLALALATFRAGSWQAFSSLPAFPTLMLGTAGLIVWSAAGLRLHRRWSGNVLFLLTFMTGGCALMLWLGELHDDFGLLSFVVVLQVFIFLPFVLAVLAVLIIVGISVADTALRLRPQGIRISPDELTWEIVSALAGGLLMTAIIGYMHSVNRQVQVRQELIERLEATQRDLAQREREAGILSERARLSRDLHDTLAQGFTSIVTQLSAAELALNGPEPAARQQLLLARRTARDHLGEIRRLVWALRPSALETQPLEHALRRAVADWSARTGVVAAFTVVGETVALRPEADVALLRTVQEALANIERHAGARHVEVLLGRDEGYVMLDVADDGQGFSPEQPRLGFGLLGLNERLAALGGRLLLDSTPGEGTTVTAALPLLTAVPHLQAWP, encoded by the coding sequence ATGACCTCCCACCGCTGGTTCCCGGCCCAGCCGCTGTTCGTGCATAACCAGCGGGCCTGGGTGACCGCGTGGGCCTGCGCGCTGGGCGTGGGGGTGCTGCTGGCCCTGGCCCTGGCCACCTTCCGCGCGGGGTCATGGCAGGCGTTCAGTTCCCTGCCCGCGTTTCCGACCCTGATGCTGGGCACCGCCGGCCTGATCGTGTGGAGCGCGGCGGGTCTGAGGCTGCATCGCCGCTGGTCTGGCAACGTGCTGTTCCTGCTGACCTTCATGACGGGTGGCTGCGCCCTGATGCTGTGGCTGGGAGAACTGCACGACGATTTCGGTCTGCTCAGCTTCGTGGTGGTCTTGCAGGTCTTCATCTTTCTACCGTTCGTGTTGGCGGTACTGGCGGTGCTGATCATCGTGGGAATCAGCGTGGCCGACACCGCATTGCGCCTGCGTCCACAGGGCATCCGGATTTCACCGGACGAGCTGACCTGGGAGATCGTGAGTGCGCTGGCCGGCGGGCTACTGATGACGGCCATCATCGGCTACATGCACAGCGTGAACCGGCAGGTTCAGGTGCGCCAGGAGCTGATCGAGCGCCTGGAGGCGACCCAGCGCGACCTCGCCCAGCGCGAGCGCGAGGCGGGCATCCTCTCGGAGCGCGCGCGCCTGTCGCGCGACCTCCACGACACCCTGGCGCAGGGCTTCACCAGCATCGTCACGCAGCTCAGCGCCGCTGAACTTGCCCTCAACGGCCCCGAACCTGCGGCCCGCCAGCAGCTGTTGCTGGCCCGGCGCACGGCCCGCGACCACCTCGGCGAGATCCGGCGCCTGGTGTGGGCGCTGCGGCCCAGCGCCCTGGAAACCCAGCCGCTGGAACACGCCCTCCGGCGGGCGGTAGCCGACTGGTCGGCGCGCACCGGCGTGGTCGCGGCCTTCACGGTCGTGGGCGAGACGGTGGCGCTGCGCCCCGAGGCGGACGTGGCGCTGCTGCGCACCGTGCAGGAGGCCCTGGCCAACATCGAGCGGCACGCGGGCGCCCGCCACGTGGAGGTGCTGCTCGGCCGTGACGAGGGTTACGTGATGCTGGACGTGGCCGATGACGGCCAGGGCTTCTCGCCCGAACAGCCACGTCTCGGCTTCGGACTGCTGGGCCTGAACGAGCGCCTGGCGGCGCTGGGGGGCCGGCTGCTGCTCGACAGCACACCGGGCGAGGGCACCACGGTGACGGCCGCCCTGCCCCTTCTCACGGCCGTTCCACACCTGCAGGCGTGGCCATGA
- a CDS encoding efflux RND transporter periplasmic adaptor subunit gives MRAGHLLTLMVLSVSAVGCSPERASGVRVQAGAPVLQAVGVRAAVAGVGTLRATRSASGTVVAGRDVQVAAETSGRVVTVSRLAGETVKAGEVVVRLDDAAARDALRDAELAVQSARITLQSSRRAAPGTLVGAGARMAAADTTLANAERSLAANSELYAAGGLSRVDLEASRAAVSSARAERQATLRELQTAERAPSEGIALQEVGLAQAENRVSQLRRDLARTAVRAPFAGRLAEVGARVGAYLNAGSPAFRLLDSASVRVDFQVSPADAARLASGTALSVVVGGQSFAGRVSRNAAATGQSRLVELSARFVGAATVPVGAAAVVRYQTTLARGTLVPSGAVQTEGGENFVYVLSAGRAVRTAVTVLGESGGQVAARGVASGARVITPVPAGLQPGAAVRLVGGGS, from the coding sequence GTGAGGGCCGGTCACCTGCTCACGCTGATGGTTCTGTCGGTGTCGGCGGTGGGCTGCTCTCCCGAGCGCGCCTCCGGGGTCAGGGTTCAGGCCGGGGCACCGGTTCTCCAGGCGGTCGGGGTGCGTGCGGCCGTGGCAGGTGTGGGCACCCTGCGCGCCACCCGCAGCGCCAGCGGCACCGTGGTGGCCGGGCGCGACGTGCAGGTGGCCGCCGAGACCTCGGGGCGCGTGGTGACGGTGTCGCGGCTGGCGGGCGAGACGGTAAAGGCGGGCGAGGTCGTCGTGAGGCTCGACGACGCGGCCGCCCGAGACGCGCTGCGTGACGCCGAACTGGCCGTGCAGAGCGCGCGGATCACCCTTCAGTCCAGCCGCCGCGCCGCGCCCGGCACGCTGGTGGGCGCGGGCGCGCGGATGGCGGCGGCCGACACCACCCTGGCCAACGCCGAGCGCAGCCTGGCCGCCAACAGCGAACTGTATGCGGCGGGCGGGCTGTCACGGGTGGATCTGGAGGCCAGCCGCGCCGCCGTGTCGAGCGCCCGCGCCGAGCGTCAGGCGACCCTGCGCGAGCTGCAGACCGCCGAACGCGCGCCCAGCGAGGGCATCGCCCTGCAGGAGGTGGGGCTGGCCCAGGCCGAGAACCGCGTGAGCCAGCTGCGGCGCGACCTCGCCCGGACGGCCGTGCGCGCCCCCTTCGCCGGGCGCCTGGCCGAGGTGGGCGCGCGCGTGGGCGCCTACCTGAACGCAGGCTCCCCGGCCTTCCGGCTGCTCGACAGTGCCTCCGTGCGCGTCGACTTCCAGGTCTCGCCCGCCGACGCGGCGCGGCTCGCGTCCGGCACCGCGCTCTCGGTGGTCGTGGGCGGCCAGAGCTTCGCGGGCCGCGTGTCGCGCAACGCCGCCGCGACCGGCCAGAGCCGCCTCGTCGAACTCAGTGCCCGCTTCGTGGGCGCCGCCACCGTGCCGGTGGGCGCGGCGGCCGTCGTTCGCTACCAGACCACCCTGGCACGCGGCACGCTGGTGCCCAGCGGCGCCGTGCAGACCGAGGGCGGCGAGAACTTCGTGTACGTGCTATCGGCCGGGCGCGCGGTGCGCACCGCCGTCACGGTGCTGGGCGAGTCGGGCGGCCAGGTCGCCGCGCGGGGCGTGGCCTCGGGCGCGCGGGTCATCACGCCGGTGCCGGCCGGACTGCAGCCCGGCGCGGCCGTGCGCCTGGTCGGTGGTGGATCGTGA
- a CDS encoding TolC family protein: MTPVLLLALTLGLPGAYAQDLSPLGSLNAQPSVQAARAQEEAARLGVQAARGLYSLGGGLTYSRSTFADGTPGEGLPAGGVQAGVQGQLGLTLRPFVVGDTATATRRAELTLDLARLGVRDALSAVQGAALSAAAAVAGARGAQAAAEAGAVETGRRLEVARLRSERGDLSAAELRGAEALMREASEQVRAAGETLAQALAQAQVYFGAAVPDLPLPARPPEGEDAASVRARVELDLARLDLAQAERALLPTVQASFTRTLEGGRTSLGVSLDSAALAPRLSVGFTSVVGDPPAPRSTLSLGAAFDLSAAGVAGVDAARARVRSAALALEGARRDGALQRGALNLQLDQAERLLALRLAAVQDAEQELAETQAREALGVVGPLETLRALGTLQGARVQVGAARSEQLARLIALYRLSALPLTEVRP, from the coding sequence ATGACCCCGGTGCTGCTGCTGGCGCTCACGCTGGGGCTGCCGGGGGCATATGCACAGGATCTGTCGCCCCTGGGCAGCCTGAACGCCCAGCCCTCTGTGCAGGCGGCGCGGGCTCAGGAGGAGGCCGCGCGCCTGGGCGTGCAGGCGGCCCGTGGCCTGTACAGCCTGGGCGGCGGACTGACCTACAGCCGCAGCACCTTTGCCGACGGCACACCGGGCGAGGGTCTGCCGGCGGGCGGGGTGCAGGCGGGAGTCCAGGGCCAGCTCGGACTGACCCTCCGGCCGTTTGTGGTCGGGGACACAGCCACAGCCACGCGCCGCGCCGAACTGACGCTCGACCTCGCGCGGCTGGGGGTTCGCGACGCGCTCAGCGCCGTGCAGGGCGCCGCCCTGAGCGCGGCAGCGGCCGTCGCCGGGGCGCGCGGGGCACAGGCAGCGGCTGAGGCAGGGGCCGTGGAGACTGGGCGCCGGCTGGAGGTGGCCCGGCTGCGCTCTGAACGCGGCGACCTGAGCGCCGCCGAGCTGCGCGGCGCCGAGGCGCTGATGCGCGAGGCCTCCGAGCAGGTGCGCGCCGCCGGCGAAACCCTGGCGCAGGCGCTGGCCCAGGCGCAGGTCTATTTCGGCGCGGCGGTGCCCGACCTGCCCCTGCCCGCCCGACCGCCCGAGGGCGAGGACGCGGCCAGCGTGCGGGCGCGCGTGGAGCTCGACCTGGCCCGGCTCGATCTGGCCCAGGCCGAACGCGCCCTGCTGCCCACGGTGCAGGCCAGCTTTACCCGGACACTGGAGGGCGGCCGCACCTCGCTGGGGGTGTCGCTGGACTCCGCCGCGCTGGCCCCGCGCCTGAGCGTGGGGTTCACCTCGGTGGTCGGCGACCCGCCAGCGCCCCGCTCAACACTGAGCCTGGGCGCCGCCTTCGACCTCTCGGCCGCCGGCGTGGCGGGAGTGGACGCCGCCCGCGCCCGGGTACGCAGCGCCGCGCTGGCGCTGGAGGGGGCGCGGCGCGACGGAGCGCTGCAACGCGGCGCCCTGAACCTCCAGCTGGATCAGGCCGAGCGCCTGCTGGCCCTGCGCCTGGCCGCCGTACAGGACGCCGAGCAGGAGCTGGCCGAGACCCAGGCGCGCGAGGCGCTGGGGGTGGTCGGCCCGCTCGAGACGCTGCGCGCCCTGGGCACGCTGCAGGGCGCCCGCGTGCAGGTGGGCGCGGCCCGCAGCGAACAGCTCGCGCGGCTGATCGCCCTGTACCGTCTCTCCGCCCTTCCCCTGACCGAGGTTCGCCCGTGA
- a CDS encoding IS701 family transposase yields MLTHRPITTRPSRWSRHFHTWFSPFLTCFRHRSQRARAAQYILGLCSSAHRKSMAPMADLVAPGKQDHFQQFITDSPWAIQGLEQLVADHAHGLLGGKDAVLIIDDTCLTKFGSKSVGVGRQYSGQEGKITNCQCLVSITLARDDLPNPLRLKLFLPSEWSTNPQRCRQVGVPLEHPLRHTKSQIALREIDDLSGRIEFGTVLADAGYGVNASFRQALTERGFHWSVGTVKTQRVYPADVRLIPIPKIFRGRRPTHPTPSEDAETVEAVLQVETWHHLVWREGTEGPLRGVFAAKYVRVADGPENARGQHLPGEGAWIIGEQRSRGEKKYYLCNLPPTMSLIHLIQITKQRWACELGHRELKQEVGLHHFEGRTWQGLHHHAALCLVALLFLQGLRLAQPDGFFGETVPAIRLEVAGDRSRQLLVPSRIESSCTALFSGP; encoded by the coding sequence ATGCTGACCCACCGACCCATCACGACTCGACCATCCCGCTGGAGCCGCCATTTTCACACATGGTTTTCGCCGTTCCTGACGTGTTTCCGCCACCGGAGTCAGCGAGCGAGGGCAGCGCAGTACATTTTGGGGCTCTGTAGTTCGGCCCACCGCAAAAGTATGGCGCCCATGGCCGACTTGGTGGCCCCCGGGAAGCAGGATCACTTCCAGCAGTTCATCACTGACAGCCCCTGGGCCATCCAGGGTCTGGAACAGCTCGTGGCCGACCATGCCCATGGGCTGTTGGGCGGCAAGGACGCGGTACTGATCATCGACGATACCTGCCTGACGAAATTCGGTTCGAAATCCGTCGGTGTCGGTCGTCAATACTCCGGCCAGGAGGGCAAAATCACCAACTGTCAGTGCCTGGTCTCGATCACCCTGGCCCGGGACGATCTTCCCAATCCCCTTCGGTTGAAACTCTTCTTGCCATCGGAGTGGTCGACCAATCCACAGCGATGTCGACAGGTGGGTGTTCCTCTGGAACACCCGCTTAGACACACCAAATCGCAGATCGCCCTGCGCGAAATTGATGACCTGTCCGGACGCATCGAGTTTGGCACCGTGCTGGCTGACGCCGGATACGGCGTCAATGCCAGCTTTCGTCAGGCCCTGACAGAGCGGGGCTTTCACTGGTCGGTCGGCACGGTCAAAACCCAGCGGGTGTATCCGGCCGATGTTCGCCTGATCCCCATTCCCAAGATCTTTCGCGGACGTCGGCCGACCCATCCAACCCCGTCTGAAGACGCTGAGACGGTCGAAGCCGTTCTACAGGTCGAAACGTGGCACCATTTGGTCTGGCGGGAGGGGACAGAGGGCCCGCTGAGAGGCGTCTTCGCCGCCAAGTATGTCCGGGTAGCGGATGGCCCCGAAAATGCCCGTGGGCAGCACCTTCCTGGGGAAGGTGCCTGGATCATCGGTGAACAGCGTTCCAGAGGTGAGAAGAAATACTACCTTTGCAATTTGCCGCCCACGATGTCTCTGATCCATTTGATTCAGATCACCAAGCAGCGCTGGGCCTGTGAACTGGGCCACCGGGAACTCAAACAGGAAGTGGGTCTACATCACTTCGAAGGTCGGACGTGGCAGGGCCTGCACCATCATGCGGCGCTGTGCCTGGTCGCGCTGCTCTTTTTGCAGGGGTTGCGATTGGCCCAGCCCGACGGCTTTTTCGGAGAAACCGTTCCTGCTATTCGCCTGGAGGTGGCTGGGGATCGATCCCGGCAGCTTCTCGTGCCGAGTCGAATTGAGTCGTCCTGCACAGCATTATTCAGCGGCCCCTGA
- a CDS encoding DUF1775 domain-containing protein, whose amino-acid sequence MRTLMTFLTAILFCGASASAHAVVRTELGMAESALDATEMYRLQVPNETAATSATTEVRMLVPDGFTLTRTVQAPGWQRTFEKAADGKITAVVWTGRIQLQEIARFYFQGMNPKAAATLTWKVYQRYEDGTVTAWDDANKEFPASSTTVR is encoded by the coding sequence ATGCGGACATTGATGACCTTCCTCACCGCCATCCTCTTCTGTGGCGCCTCCGCCTCTGCCCACGCCGTCGTGCGGACAGAACTGGGCATGGCGGAGAGCGCGCTGGACGCCACCGAGATGTACCGCCTGCAGGTGCCCAACGAGACGGCGGCCACGAGCGCGACGACCGAAGTGCGGATGCTGGTTCCCGACGGCTTCACGCTGACCCGAACCGTGCAGGCGCCCGGCTGGCAACGTACCTTTGAAAAAGCCGCCGACGGGAAGATCACGGCGGTCGTCTGGACGGGGCGCATTCAGCTGCAGGAAATCGCGCGGTTCTACTTCCAGGGCATGAACCCCAAAGCGGCGGCCACCCTGACCTGGAAGGTCTACCAGAGGTACGAGGACGGGACGGTGACCGCCTGGGACGACGCCAACAAGGAGTTCCCGGCATCGTCGACCACAGTGAGGTGA
- a CDS encoding response regulator, translated as MTLRLLIVDDHPLVREGLTTMLGSQDDFTVVGAAVNGADALRQAALCHPDVVLMDLRMPGQDGVSATAELRRTLPGIRVLVLTTYDSDADILRAIEAGAVGYLLKDVPHQELFAAIRGVARGERRLASAVAERLMHRSVSPSLETLTPREQEVLELVGEGLSNKRVAAQLGVSDQTVKAHLLRVFDKLGVDSRTAAVLIAQKRGLLRRGS; from the coding sequence ATGACGCTCCGACTCCTGATCGTGGACGACCATCCGCTGGTGCGCGAGGGGCTCACGACGATGCTCGGCAGCCAGGACGATTTCACGGTGGTCGGGGCTGCCGTCAACGGCGCCGACGCGCTGCGGCAGGCGGCGCTGTGCCATCCGGATGTGGTGCTCATGGATCTGCGGATGCCCGGGCAGGACGGCGTGAGCGCCACCGCTGAACTGCGCCGGACGCTGCCCGGGATCCGCGTGCTGGTGCTGACCACCTACGACAGCGACGCTGACATCCTGCGCGCCATCGAGGCGGGCGCGGTGGGCTACCTGCTCAAGGACGTGCCGCACCAGGAACTGTTCGCGGCCATCCGCGGGGTCGCGCGCGGCGAGCGTCGCCTCGCGAGCGCCGTGGCCGAACGCCTGATGCACCGCAGCGTCTCGCCCAGCCTGGAGACACTGACCCCCCGCGAGCAGGAGGTGCTGGAGCTGGTGGGGGAGGGCCTGAGCAACAAACGGGTGGCGGCGCAACTGGGCGTGAGCGACCAGACGGTCAAGGCCCATCTGCTGCGCGTCTTCGACAAGCTGGGCGTGGACAGCCGCACCGCTGCCGTGCTGATCGCGCAAAAACGTGGCCTGTTGCGTCGCGGCTCCTGA